TTTCGAGTAAAACGGGCTCAAAATAGACAGCATCAGACACAATATCGCGCAGTCCACCCAAAGGAATGTCAAGATTGTTCGCATAGCGGCGAATGCATTCCTTAACTAACGGTTGGGAATTTCTCACACCATTGGACAATCTGGATCCAATTTTACATCCCAACGCTAATGGAAGATGAACGATATTTCGCCCCTGATAACAAAACTCTAAACCTAAAGCCCACCAGGCCAAACAAGCATCGCTAAAAATGGCAGCACTGTCCTTAGCCATTCCAGACGCCAACGCCGCCCTAGATACTGCCACGATATGGCCAAACGGACTCATAGACAATAGTCCGTACTTACTGACCTGTGTGGAGCGAAAAAAACTTACTGCCGATCTCAAATCGCTAGAAAGCTCTACCTCGTTAAAGTAAAGCAAATCGGCGGGGTTCTTGATAATTGTCTTTGCAATAATAAAAAGCGCCTGCGGATGCAATATCGAGCTGCTGTCAATAAGTATTACATAATCAGCAGTAATTGCCTCTAACCTCCGCAAGAACACCTCGAGATCAGTCACATCCTCGCACTGGTGCAAGGAACCAGCAATCTCATATCTCTCGAACAGACTCATTAGCAAATTGCTCTCACGAGTCGACCCGCAAAACACATGAAAACTAAAATCCTGGTAACTCTGCACAGCTAGCGACTCAAATAACCTTTCGATTTGCGAGTTACCATCGCTAGCAAGAAAAACTGCGATGCAGAAGTGGATTTTTTTACTAAAACCGCTAGAAAACTCAGCTTGCCACTTCAGAACCTTTTCATGCTGCAGAGCTGGATAGACAGTCTGAGGTAACAGTTGAAATGGCACATCCCTTAGGGAACTTTCTACGAGCGAACGGCGTTTTCGCTGAGAACACTTGGCAAACACTTGTGATGTCATTGTTTTCTGGTCCTTGCTTTAACGGCAACCCTTAGGGGACGCTTGTAACCTTCAACCGTGAGATTCTCGTCATTCGGATCCAAAAAGTCAGAAAGACTTTCATACGGAGCAAAAAGGGTTTTTCGCTGCTCGTAAGTGCTAGTAACATCTGTAGATATTATCTCCACATCGACAAATCCAACTCGCTTGAGCCATGAAACTAGACAATTTGCGGTTGGCAGGAAATAAACATTTGGGGCCTTGCAATACCTATCGGCTGGAAACAATGCTAGCGATTCCTCGCCCGGAATGGCTTGGCTCTCAACGATTACTTGCCCTCCAGGCCGCAAGGAATCTCGAATTAGTGCTAAATCGCCCAAGGGATTTTTTCGATGATACAAAACGCCCATGCATAGAACTATATCGAAGAAATGCGGGAATAACCACATGTGCTCCACGCCTAACAGCTCAAACGCCAATCTGCGATCTCTTACAAAACTGTTGACTAACTCAAAGCTATAATAATT
The sequence above is drawn from the Deltaproteobacteria bacterium genome and encodes:
- a CDS encoding glycosyltransferase, with translation MTSQVFAKCSQRKRRSLVESSLRDVPFQLLPQTVYPALQHEKVLKWQAEFSSGFSKKIHFCIAVFLASDGNSQIERLFESLAVQSYQDFSFHVFCGSTRESNLLMSLFERYEIAGSLHQCEDVTDLEVFLRRLEAITADYVILIDSSSILHPQALFIIAKTIIKNPADLLYFNEVELSSDLRSAVSFFRSTQVSKYGLLSMSPFGHIVAVSRAALASGMAKDSAAIFSDACLAWWALGLEFCYQGRNIVHLPLALGCKIGSRLSNGVRNSQPLVKECIRRYANNLDIPLGGLRDIVSDAVYFEPVLLESAGNVQVIVPFRNESEMTINCIRSLEMQDSLESLLITLVDNNSEAEHLKKVEAALSASKLASRANIISDPAYFNYARLNNQAARESNSSYILFLNNDVVLSHSQVIAELRRWCALGDVGAVGGSLFYENGDLQHGGINFACVRPRNISSKQEFCFLTREVNAVTFAMAMVKRSAFNELGGLDEYCCPNGFGDAVFCHLLRKNGWKVIFTPRASGNHFESRTRGRMPEELELYEMVQFGLPISDLQDDFSSLLQPTRLEFSGGNSSCDSLPVASKIFSSISRRLPGGLRSQLQKLLSRT
- the cmoB gene encoding tRNA 5-methoxyuridine(34)/uridine 5-oxyacetic acid(34) synthase CmoB is translated as MEKSNILANYSREINYDALCAERIRSARLLQTEHWRSYLDLFAECQVLAKAPCRTEFSHSVVTVGAECELSEDGKRKLHSAIQKLIPWRKGPFNLFGIEIDAEWRSDLKWARIAPHLERARGARIADIGCSNGYYMFRALALEPEIVLGLDPAERNYYSFELVNSFVRDRRLAFELLGVEHMWLFPHFFDIVLCMGVLYHRKNPLGDLALIRDSLRPGGQVIVESQAIPGEESLALFPADRYCKAPNVYFLPTANCLVSWLKRVGFVDVEIISTDVTSTYEQRKTLFAPYESLSDFLDPNDENLTVEGYKRPLRVAVKARTRKQ